In Porites lutea chromosome 7, jaPorLute2.1, whole genome shotgun sequence, a single window of DNA contains:
- the LOC140944010 gene encoding mitochondrial genome maintenance exonuclease 1-like — translation MHLFLRPVLHRASNACERCNLLCSTFFGRNRVSRELHTNRASFPDLWFNVDKLDSMSRRELQQLCKKCGIKANSKTDTLLNDLRDFYAQHVADTSSILHYPFLMPSTQSSVATSKAKRKSFLPVHPNLYKNLNLFSPMESPGQWISGEVGKLNRAVKTRGIISKTIGEYKSITDADDDNASNANDMYLTKNASVSAVLNCTSNKLFMISRWQKQQVEKMGKEKFNEYKKSLSSSGSQFHKCMNDILQGERDKLGHFPELISGLIQSVAKTEILKLLTKDKVLATEEYVTHTSIGYSGTFDGLAIYNGVPCVIEWKTSTKPRPTLESCYDAPLQVVAYAGAINSNPISRIPVTNCMIVIAHHDGSKADVHWMDLETCEKFWNCWLLKVLKYKEKTEYVSKQRGS, via the coding sequence ATGCATCTGTTCCTCAGACCTGTACTTCATCGTGCCTCCAACGCTTGCGAACGATGCAACTTGCTATGTTCAACATTCTTTGGTAGAAACCGTGTTTCTAGAGAGCTTCACACAAATCGGGCATCTTTTCCTGACTTATGGTTCAACGTGGACAAATTAGATAGCATGAGCCGTCGAGAGCTACAGCAACTGTGCAAGAAATGTGGCATTAAAGCAAACAGCAAAACAGATACACTTTTAAACGACCTTAGAGATTTTTACGCACAACACGTTGCCGACACGTCGTCGATTCTTCACTATCCTTTCTTAATGCCAAGTACTCAATCGTCTGTCGCCACAAGTAAGGCAAAGAGGAAGAGTTTTCTTCCAGTGCATCCTAATCTGTATAAGAACCTTAACTTGTTTAGCCCAATGGAATCACCTGGTCAGTGGATAAGTGGAGAGGTAGGCAAGTTGAATAGAGCTGTTAAAACAAGGGGAATTATAAGTAAAACTATAGGAGAGTACAAGAGCATAACAGATGCTGATGACGACAATGCCTCAAATGCAAACGACATGTACTTGACAAAGAATGCAAGTGTGTCTGCTGTTTTAAACTGCACTTCCAACAAGTTGTTCATGATAAGCCGTTGGCAGAAACAACAGGTTGAGAAAATGGGGAAAGAGAAATTCAATGAATACAAAAAATCACTCTCTAGCAGTGGGTCGCAGTTTCACAAGTGTATGAATGATATTCTGCAAGGTGAGAGAGATAAATTGGGCCACTTTCCAGAACtgatttcaggtttaatccAGAGTGTAGCgaaaactgaaattttaaaGCTTCTTACTAAAGACAAAGTCCTGGCAACAGAGGAATATGTGACACATACATCAATTGGTTATTCCGGCACTTTTGATGGTCTTGCCATATACAATGGAGTGCCTTGTGTCATTGAATGGAAAACCTCAACAAAACCTAGACCTACACTAGAAAGTTGTTATGATGCACCTCTTCAAGTTGTAGCATATGCTGGAGCTATTAATTCAAATCCTATTTCGAGGATTCCTGTAACAAACTGTATGATTGTCATTGCACATCATGATGGCTCTAAAGCAGATGTTCACTGGATGGACTTAGAAACTTGTGAGAAATTTTGGAACTGCTGGTTACTCAAAGTTTTAAAGTacaaggaaaaaactgaatATGTCTCAAAGCAAAGGGGTTCATGA
- the LOC140944376 gene encoding octopamine receptor beta-2R-like, which produces MVFPQVIAVVHALFDAIGLSGNLLVILTIFLERRLHKMRYFLLASLAVSDFLCLILVNSFRIASIAEETWLYGQTMCHLNSCFHRYFYVNTTLHLLAVSYDRYKAIVKSPLTYDGTMTSPKMLFVLLIWLIPIPLSIGPFLGYGMFVYNPEVYFCENGWLLRSDVPETRKVFFTVVTLLGPFVVILFLNWSVYKTAKRQINALAQEAQLGSLDDSAQSIQQELTRRKKERKASFDVFIIIAAFLICFLLLWIVSFCRQYATRIKVSSQVVLLSNCLFFVSSLCNPIIYSIRKKEFRDAVKKMFSRMGLFVRPNENDVIAIGMNNLMIGARTDGRSTCRTSISASPELALYENTGSSTANFQTSLYSVQEIDGC; this is translated from the coding sequence ATGGTGTTTCCTCAAGTCATTGCAGTGGTTCATGCACTTTTCGACGCCATTGGTCTTTCGGGTAATTTGCTGGTGATCTTGACAATATTCCTGGAAAGACGATTGCATAAGATGCGATATTTCCTTCTTGCCAGTCTTGCTGTGTCAGACTTTCTCTGTTTAATCCTGGTTAACTCGTTTCGTATTGCAAGCATAGCGGAAGAAACATGGCTATACGGCCAAACGATGTGTCATCTAAATTCGTGCTTTCACCGATACTTTTACGTTAACACGACTCTTCATTTGCTAGCGGTGTCTTATGATCGATACAAGGCGATCGTTAAATCCCCGTTAACGTACGATGGTACAATGACGTCTCCCAAGATGTTGTTTGTGCTCCTTATATGGCTCATCCCAATTCCACTGTCCATAGGACCATTCCTTGGGTATGGCATGTTCGTATACAACCCAGAGGTGTATTTCTGTGAAAATGGATGGCTTCTAAGGAGCGACGTCCCAGAAACCAGAAAAGTGTTTTTTACTGTCGTCACCCTCCTTGGGCCATTTGTGGTAATCCTTTTTCTCAACTGGTCGGTTTACAAGACAGCGAAAAGGCAGATAAACGCACTGGCGCAAGAAGCCCAGTTGGGAAGTCTCGATGATTCTGCCCAAAGCATTCAACAAGAGCTTACAAGGAGAAAGAAAGAGCGGAAGGCGTCCTTTGATGTTTTCATTATTATCGCTGCGTTTTTAATCTGTTTTCTTCTCCTGTGGATTGTAAGTTTTTGTCGCCAATATGCGACACGTATCAAAGTTTCATCTCAGGTGGTGCTGTTATCAAACTGCCTTTTCTTTGTCAGCTCACTTTGTAACCCAATCATCTATTCCATTCGAAAAAAAGAATTTCGAGACGCGGTGAAGAAAATGTTTAGTAGAATGGGGCTTTTTGTGAGACCTAACGAAAACGATGTCATTGCGATTGGCATGAACAATTTGATGATCGGCGCCAGAACCGACGGTCGATCAACATGCCGCACTTCCATATCAGCCTCACCAGAACTCGCCCTTTATGAAAACACTGGCTCATCAACagcaaactttcaaacaagtcTCTATTCAGTCCAGGAGATTGATGGATGTTAA
- the LOC140944377 gene encoding octopamine receptor beta-1R-like, which produces MVFPQVIAVFHALFDAIGLSGNFLVILTIILERRLHKMSYFLLASLAVSDFLCLILVNSFRIASIAEESWLYGQTMCHLNSCFHRYFYVNTILHLLAVSYDRYKAIVKSPLTYDGTVTSPKMFLVLLIWLMPIPLSIGPFLGYGMFVYNPEVYFCENGWVLRSDVLKTRKVFFTVITLLGPFVVILFLNLSVCKTAKRQINALAQEAQLGSLDGSVLNIQQELARRKKERRASFDVFIIIAAFLICFLPLWVVSFCRQYATRIKVSSQVVLLSNCLFSVSSLCNPIIYSIRKKEFRDAVRKMFSRMGLFVKPNENDVIAIGINNLAIGGRIDGRGSTCSYTTTSPEFSRRLQSHKHYEDSRETTANFPPSLHAIPEIDGY; this is translated from the coding sequence ATGGTGTTTCCACAAGTCATTGCAGTGTTTCATGCACTTTTCGACGCCATTGGTCTTTCGGGTAATTTTCTGGTGATCTTGACCATAATTCTGGAAAGACGATTGCACAAGATGTCATATTTCCTTCTTGCCAGTCTTGCTGTGTCAGACTTTCTCTGTTTAATACTGGTTAACTCTTTTCGCATTGCGAGCATAGCAGAAGAATCATGGCTGTACGGTCAAACGATGTGTCATCTAAATTCGTGCTTTCATCGATACTTTTACGTTAACACGATTCTTCATCTGCTAGCGGTGTCTTATGATCGATACAAGGCGATCGTTAAATCCCCGTTAACGTACGATGGCACTGTGACTTCTCCCAAGATGTTTTTAGTACTCCTCATATGGCTCATGCCAATTCCACTGTCCATAGGACCTTTCCTTGGGTATGGTATGTTCGTATACAACCCAGAGGTGTATTTCTGTGAAAATGGGTGGGTTCTAAGGAGCGACGTTCTAAAAACCAGAAAAGTGTTTTTTACCGTCATCACCCTCCTTGGGCCATTTGTGGTAATCCTTTTTCTCAACTTGTCGGTTTGCAAGACAGCGAAGAGGCAGATAAACGCCCTGGCGCAAGAAGCCCAACTGGGAAGTCTCGATGGTTCTGTTCTAAACATTCAACAAGAGCTCGCAAGGAGGAAGAAAGAACGGAGGGCATCCTTTGATGTTTTCATTATCATCGCTGCGTTTTTAATATGTTTTCTTCCCCTGTGGGTTGTAAGTTTTTGTCGCCAATATGCGACACGTATCAAAGTTTCATCTCAGGTGGTGCTACTATCAAACTGCCTTTTCTCTGTCAGCTCACTTTGTAACCCAATCATCTATTCCATTCGAAAAAAAGAATTTCGAGACGCGGTGAGGAAAATGTTTAGTAGAATGGGGCTTTTTGTGAAACCTAACGAAAACGATGTCATTGCGATCGGCATTAACAATTTGGCGATCGGCGGCAGAATCGACGGTCGCGGCTCAACGTGCTCTTACACGACAACCTCTCCTGAATTTTCCAGACGACTTCAAAGCCATAAACATTATGAGGATAGTAGGGAAACAACAGCAAACTTTCCACCAAGTCTCCATGCAATCCCAGAGATTGATGGATATTAA